One Lepidochelys kempii isolate rLepKem1 chromosome 12, rLepKem1.hap2, whole genome shotgun sequence genomic region harbors:
- the LOC140896498 gene encoding leukotriene B4 receptor 1-like has protein sequence MNRTEENSHLTWYSERSVVCTILSLSFAIGIPGNSIVIWTICGKVKQRSPTVMLILNLAISDILVLVTLPVWIYSFANTWLFGVTFCKTLVSVVYCSMYASVFIITTLSLERFMTVFYPFMIQKWKNKAVILKVVFLIWLLSLAFGASIIPFQEIEETKIGQQCTYHNYTSDQQKILCLLLETIVGFVIPFVIISTCYVCVERRINTMTYSSRQRSARLIASVIVAFAICWLPHHLFNIIETVSTQIVDSNQKMSLALDEVSETGVYISGSLAFISSCINPLLYAFAARNFQSHLRFAKLLKLFETMTSAVREEAQREMSV, from the coding sequence ATGAATAGAACAGAAGAAAACAGCCATCTGACATGGTACAGTGAGAGGTCAGTGGTCTGCACAATACTGAGCTTGTCATTTGCTATTGGGATCCCTGGGAATTCCATTGTCATCTGGACTATTTGTGGGAAAGTGAAGCAAAGATCTCCTACAGTCATGCTGATCCTAAATCTGGCCATTTCAGACATCTTGGTGCTGGTTACTTTACCAGTCTGGATTTACTCCTTTGCTAACACCTGGCTCTTTGGAGTCACCTTCTGCAAAACGCTGGTTTCTGTTGTTTACTGCAGTATGTATGCCAGCGTGTTTATAATTACAACACTGAGCCTGGAGAGGTTCATGACTGTGTTCTACCCATTCATGATTCAAAAGTGGAAAAATAAAGCTGTGATTCTCAAAGTTGTTTTTCTCATTTGGCTCCTGTCTCTTGCTTTTGGAGCTTCCATAATCCCATTTCAAGAGATTGAAGAAACGAAGATTGGTCAGCAGTGCACATATCACAACTACACTTCTGATCAGCAGAAAATATTGTGCCTTTTGTTGGAGACTATTGTGGGTTTTGTGATTCCTTTTGTTATCATCTCTACTTGTTATGTATGTGTTGAAAGAAGAATAAACACAATGACTTACTCATCTAGGCAGCGGTCAGCGAGGCTGATTGCCAGTGTGATTGTGGCTTTTGCTATTTGTTGGTTACCGCATCATCTGTTTAACATCATAGAAACTGTTTCAACACAGATAGTAGACTCTAACCAGAAGATGTCTTTGGCATTGGACGAGGTCTCAGAAACGGGAGTATACATCTCTGGATCACTGGCATTTATTAGCAGTTGCATTAACCCTCTGCTTTACGCCTTTGCTGCTCGGAACTTTCAAAGTCACCTGAGATTTGCAAAGCTGCTCAAACTCTTTGAAACGATGACTTCAGCTGTAAGAGAGGAAGCCCAGAGAGAAATGTCTGTGTAA